The window GAAACGAAGAATTTTTCCTCTCCCTTTTGGGAGAAGGTGGGCTGAAAGCCCGGATGAGGGATTCAATTTTCGTTGGGAATTCCCGACTTTTTTCCTCCTTTCCCATTTGGTGGGTATAGCTCAGCGGTTAGAGCGTCCGGCTGTGGCCCGGAAGGTCGCGGGTTCAAATCCCGTTACTCACCCCAGTTTAAAAGCCGGTTCCATTTCCCTGCGGGGGAGAGGGAACCGGTTTCGTCTTTTACAACCCATAATAAACGATGGGAAGTCCCTATTCATGGTTTTTCAGGGACTGACTGGGAGAGTGTAAAAACCGTGCCGACAGGATCACAATGACCACAACACCAGAACAAATTGACCTTTGGCGGGCCTCCCCCTCCGAGCACCAAAACCTGGAATTCAAGGAAGCAAAGACCCAGTTCGATAACAATCGACTCTCCAAATATTGCGTCGCCCTGGCGAACGAAGGGGGCGGCCGACTCCTGCTCGGGGTGGCGGACAAGCCACCCCGTCCCGTGGTGGGGACGGCGGCGTTCGTCAATCCGGTGGAGATGGCGGAGAAGCTTTTTCAAATCCTTGGTTTTCGCGTGGATATCGAGGAAGTCGCTCATCCGTCCGGCCGGGTGTTGGTGTTCCATATCCCGTCGCGGCCCCGAGGGACAGCCTATCATCTGGATGGCGCCTATTTGATGCGGTCCGGTGAAGGACTCGTCCCTATGAGCGAGGATCAGCTCCGCCGCATCTTCGCGGAGGGCGAGCCCGGTTGGCTGGAGGAACCGTCCATGCGGGGTCTCGACGCCCAGAAGGTCGTTGACCTGTTGGATACCCAGACTTATTTTGAGTTGCTCAAGCGGCCTTATCCGACCGACCGTACGGGGGTTTTGGACCGGCTGGTCCAGGATCGCTTGGTGGACGCTCAAGGCGGAAGTTACGCAATACGAAGATTGGGGGCGATCCTTCTGGCGAAGCATCTCGAAGATTTCTCCGACATCGCGCGCAAAGCGCCCCGCGTCGTGGTCTATCACGGTATATCCAAGTTGGACACGAAGCTTGATCAGGTAGGCAAGAAAGGGTACGCCGTCGGATTCCAGGGGCTGGTGAAGTTCGTCATGGATCAGTTGCCGCAGAATGAAGTCATCGAAGACGCGTTGCGCAAAGAGGTCAAGCTGGTCCCTGAAATCACCATCCGCGAATTGATCGCTAACGCCCTGATCCACCAGGATTTCGCGGTTACCGGCGCGTCCGTGATGGTGGAGGTGTATTCCAATCGGATCGAAGTCTCCAACCCGGGGGAACCCGTGGTTCCCGTGGAGCGCTTCATTGACGGTTACCAGTCCCGTAACGAGCGATTGGCTGATTTCATGCGGCGCGTGGGAATTTGCGAGGAGAAGAGCAGCGGTATTGACAAGGTGGTCCACGCCGCCGAGGTCTTCCAACTCCCCGCGCCTGACTTCCGCGCCTTGCACCACCGCACCGTCGTCACGCTGTTCGGTCCCAAGGGATTTGACGAGATGAACCGGGACGACCGGGTTCGCGCTTGTTACCAGCACTGCGTCTTGAAGTGGGTCATGTCCGAGCGAATGACGAACCAGTCCCTGCGGGAGCGGTTCCATTTGCCCGAAAGCAAGAGTGCGATCGTGTCCCAAATCATTGCCCAGTCCACCGAGGCAAAGGTTATCAAGCTTGATGAGAAGGTCGGGGCCTCCCGAAAA of the Elusimicrobiota bacterium genome contains:
- a CDS encoding putative DNA binding domain-containing protein, whose protein sequence is MTTTPEQIDLWRASPSEHQNLEFKEAKTQFDNNRLSKYCVALANEGGGRLLLGVADKPPRPVVGTAAFVNPVEMAEKLFQILGFRVDIEEVAHPSGRVLVFHIPSRPRGTAYHLDGAYLMRSGEGLVPMSEDQLRRIFAEGEPGWLEEPSMRGLDAQKVVDLLDTQTYFELLKRPYPTDRTGVLDRLVQDRLVDAQGGSYAIRRLGAILLAKHLEDFSDIARKAPRVVVYHGISKLDTKLDQVGKKGYAVGFQGLVKFVMDQLPQNEVIEDALRKEVKLVPEITIRELIANALIHQDFAVTGASVMVEVYSNRIEVSNPGEPVVPVERFIDGYQSRNERLADFMRRVGICEEKSSGIDKVVHAAEVFQLPAPDFRALHHRTVVTLFGPKGFDEMNRDDRVRACYQHCVLKWVMSERMTNQSLRERFHLPESKSAIVSQIIAQSTEAKVIKLDEKVGASRKYARYLPYWA